A stretch of the Sulfurospirillum sp. UCH001 genome encodes the following:
- a CDS encoding putative DNA modification/repair radical SAM protein: MTIQDKLSILASSAKYDVSCSSSGSDNNYKTGELGCTHNSGICHSFTSDGRCVSLLKVLLSNVCIYDCAYCINRVSNDIPRSAFTPRELADLTINFYKRNYIEGLFLSSGIIKNEDHTMSLLLQTLRILRHEYRFNGYIHVKLIPGASKELIEEATLLAHRVSSNIELPSSKSLALLAPDKTKEKLLSPLKHARDITMQRNAKPISMSTQMIIGATGESDFEILKLSSSLYQKALLKRVYYSAYIAVNNHKHLPVPELSKPPLLREHRLYQADWLLRFYGFSYDEILSENQNLDIQFDPKTFWALSNLHLFPIDVNKAPQEILVRIPGIGIRGALKILQARRFKQLSFEDLVKLKISLKKARYFIIAGKDFHRSTSLYEEKIKLALIHQGSNVIQPTLFDTSIYTGEL; this comes from the coding sequence ATGACGATACAAGACAAACTCTCTATCTTAGCCAGCAGTGCCAAGTACGATGTTTCCTGCTCATCCAGTGGCAGTGATAACAACTACAAAACGGGCGAACTTGGCTGTACCCATAACAGTGGCATTTGCCACAGTTTTACCAGTGATGGACGCTGCGTATCGCTTCTTAAAGTCTTACTTTCCAACGTCTGTATCTACGACTGTGCTTACTGCATTAATCGTGTGAGCAATGACATTCCACGTTCTGCATTTACGCCTCGTGAGCTTGCCGACTTAACCATCAATTTTTATAAGCGTAACTACATCGAAGGACTGTTTTTAAGCTCTGGCATTATCAAAAATGAAGACCATACGATGAGTTTACTGCTTCAAACCTTGCGTATTTTGCGTCATGAATACCGATTTAACGGCTACATTCATGTAAAACTCATCCCTGGTGCATCCAAGGAACTCATCGAAGAAGCCACCCTTTTAGCACATCGTGTCAGCTCTAACATCGAACTTCCTAGCTCCAAGAGCCTCGCCCTTCTTGCACCCGATAAAACAAAAGAAAAGCTCCTTTCACCACTTAAACACGCGCGTGACATCACGATGCAAAGAAATGCTAAGCCTATCTCTATGAGTACACAGATGATTATCGGGGCTACAGGAGAGAGTGACTTTGAGATCCTCAAACTCTCCTCATCGCTTTATCAAAAAGCACTGCTAAAGCGAGTCTATTACTCCGCATACATCGCAGTGAACAACCACAAGCATCTGCCTGTACCTGAGCTTTCAAAACCGCCACTACTTAGAGAACACAGGCTATATCAAGCAGATTGGTTACTGCGTTTTTATGGCTTTTCGTACGATGAGATACTCAGTGAAAACCAAAACCTCGATATCCAGTTTGACCCAAAAACCTTTTGGGCACTTTCAAACCTTCATCTTTTTCCTATCGATGTAAACAAGGCACCACAAGAGATACTTGTGCGCATCCCAGGCATTGGCATCAGAGGAGCTTTGAAGATTTTACAAGCAAGACGTTTTAAACAACTAAGCTTTGAAGACCTTGTTAAGCTTAAAATTTCACTCAAGAAAGCACGCTACTTCATCATTGCGGGAAAAGATTTTCATAGAAGCACAAGCCTGTATGAAGAGAAGATCAAACTAGCCCTCATTCATCAAGGCTCAAACGTCATTCAACCCACCCTATTTGACACTTCCATCTACACGGGAGAGCTGTGA
- a CDS encoding efflux RND transporter permease subunit codes for MFSKFFINRPIFATVLSIVVIIAGLMSIKALPIEEYPEVTPPQVSVEATYAGASAETISKTVAAPLEQQINGVEDMIYMSSTASSTGTLTINVYFKIGTDPDQATINVNNRVQAALNKLPSEVQAQGVGVNKQSSTILKVISIISPNNSYDEIYMANYALINVIDELKRVEGVGNAALFGNQNYSMRVWMKPDQLAKYNLTPNDVISAISEQNAQFATGRFNQTPSKTSQAYTFTVTTQGRFDKVDEFENIILKSNKDGSTLRLKDVARLELGAESYDVTATLNGQTMVPIGIYLQSGANALDTAKRVDTVMAKLAKSFPENMEYRIPYDTTTFIQISVNEVIKTFIEALLLVIAIVYLFLQNIRATIIPVLAIPVSIIGTFAGMYALGYSINLLTLFGLVLAIGIVVDDAIIVIENVERILHSKKDISVKDATIQAMKEVTGPVVAIVLVLCAVFIPVSFMGGFTGAMYQQFAITIVISVVISGMVALTLTPALCAIFLKKKEPKPFWFVKKFNEFFDASTNWFTNGVSLVVRHGVISIIVFAALMGMTYQLFQKVPNALVPMEDKGFLIAVTSLPPASSLNRTEAVSAQVSNITNTMPDIEYNIAISGFDLLSGAAKTNAATTFLSLKDWSERKGPQQHSEALSGALNGALFGIPDATIFALNPPPIMGLSISGGFEMYLQDRTGGSLQELGNIANKIVEKASQRPELMMVRNSLNMNIPQYRVTLDREKAKALGVSIKDAFTTMQSTFGAYYVNDFNLFGRTYQVNVQSETDYREKPEDLKNVFVKSSSGKLVPLSSLISYERTVGADVLERFNVFTAAKIEGEPAPGYTSGDALKAIEEVVKEVAPEGYATGWAGTSFQEKEMSGSGSQAFIFGIVFIFLILAAQYERWLMPLAVVTAVPFAVFGAIMAVYLRGLSNDIYFQIGLLVLIGLSAKNAILIVEFAMQAQEKGKSIFDATLEAARLRFRPIVMTSLAFTIGVLPLALSSGAGAGSRHAIGTGVIGGMIAATTIAIFFIPLFYNWLAQLNAKFSKKGERHDA; via the coding sequence ATGTTTTCAAAATTCTTTATCAACAGACCCATTTTTGCAACGGTTCTTTCGATTGTTGTGATTATTGCGGGTCTGATGAGTATCAAAGCTCTTCCTATTGAGGAGTATCCTGAGGTTACACCTCCGCAAGTAAGTGTTGAGGCTACGTATGCAGGTGCAAGTGCTGAGACGATTTCTAAAACGGTAGCAGCTCCACTTGAGCAGCAGATCAACGGTGTAGAAGATATGATTTATATGTCTTCAACGGCGTCATCAACAGGAACATTGACGATTAATGTCTATTTTAAAATCGGAACCGATCCTGATCAAGCGACGATTAACGTTAACAACCGTGTACAAGCCGCTTTAAATAAGTTGCCAAGCGAAGTACAAGCGCAAGGTGTAGGGGTTAATAAACAGTCGTCAACCATCTTAAAAGTTATTTCTATCATTTCTCCAAATAACAGTTATGATGAGATTTATATGGCAAACTATGCGCTGATTAACGTCATTGATGAACTCAAAAGGGTTGAAGGTGTTGGAAATGCCGCACTCTTTGGCAATCAAAACTACTCCATGCGTGTTTGGATGAAACCAGATCAGCTTGCAAAATACAATCTGACTCCAAATGATGTCATTAGTGCTATCTCTGAGCAAAATGCTCAGTTTGCAACAGGAAGGTTCAATCAAACGCCTTCAAAAACATCTCAAGCGTACACTTTTACGGTTACGACACAAGGACGTTTTGATAAAGTCGATGAGTTTGAAAACATTATTCTCAAATCAAATAAAGACGGCTCAACACTTCGTTTAAAAGATGTAGCGCGCTTAGAATTGGGTGCAGAATCATACGATGTTACAGCAACGCTCAATGGTCAAACGATGGTACCCATTGGTATCTATTTACAATCAGGCGCAAATGCCCTAGATACGGCTAAAAGAGTCGATACCGTGATGGCAAAGTTGGCTAAGTCATTTCCTGAAAATATGGAATACCGCATCCCTTACGATACAACGACGTTTATCCAAATTTCTGTCAATGAAGTTATCAAGACGTTTATCGAAGCACTATTATTAGTTATTGCGATTGTTTACTTGTTCTTGCAAAATATTAGAGCGACGATCATTCCTGTTCTTGCAATTCCCGTTTCTATCATCGGAACGTTTGCTGGGATGTATGCACTGGGTTATTCGATCAACCTTTTAACCTTGTTTGGTCTTGTCCTTGCTATTGGTATCGTTGTGGATGATGCTATTATCGTTATTGAAAACGTAGAGCGTATTCTTCACTCTAAAAAAGATATCTCCGTTAAAGATGCGACCATCCAAGCCATGAAAGAGGTTACCGGTCCTGTTGTAGCGATTGTCTTAGTCTTGTGTGCCGTGTTTATTCCTGTTTCATTTATGGGTGGATTTACAGGTGCGATGTACCAGCAATTTGCCATTACCATTGTTATCTCAGTGGTGATTTCAGGTATGGTGGCATTGACGCTAACACCAGCACTCTGTGCTATTTTCCTGAAAAAGAAAGAACCAAAACCGTTTTGGTTTGTCAAAAAGTTCAATGAGTTCTTTGATGCCTCAACCAATTGGTTCACAAATGGTGTAAGTTTGGTTGTTCGTCATGGAGTCATTAGCATCATTGTATTTGCAGCACTAATGGGTATGACCTATCAACTTTTCCAAAAGGTCCCAAATGCACTTGTCCCAATGGAAGATAAAGGCTTTTTGATTGCGGTCACTTCTTTACCTCCTGCATCATCACTGAATCGTACAGAAGCAGTGAGTGCACAAGTCAGTAACATTACCAATACCATGCCAGACATCGAATATAACATCGCTATTTCTGGTTTTGATCTTTTAAGCGGCGCAGCAAAGACCAATGCAGCAACCACATTTTTATCGCTTAAAGATTGGAGTGAGCGAAAAGGACCACAACAACATTCAGAAGCACTTAGCGGTGCGCTAAACGGTGCGTTGTTTGGTATCCCTGATGCTACGATTTTTGCACTCAACCCACCGCCTATTATGGGACTTAGTATCTCAGGTGGTTTTGAGATGTATTTACAAGATAGAACAGGTGGTAGTTTACAAGAGTTAGGCAATATCGCCAATAAAATTGTCGAAAAAGCAAGTCAACGACCAGAACTGATGATGGTGCGAAACTCGCTCAATATGAACATCCCTCAATACAGGGTAACGCTAGATCGTGAAAAAGCAAAAGCTTTAGGCGTTTCTATTAAAGATGCATTCACAACCATGCAGTCAACATTTGGCGCATACTATGTCAATGACTTCAACCTTTTTGGAAGAACCTATCAGGTCAATGTTCAGTCTGAAACGGATTATAGAGAAAAACCTGAAGATCTAAAAAATGTTTTTGTGAAATCAAGTTCAGGAAAGTTGGTACCGCTGAGTTCTCTTATTAGCTATGAGCGCACAGTAGGTGCAGATGTTTTAGAGCGTTTTAACGTCTTTACAGCTGCTAAAATTGAGGGTGAACCTGCTCCTGGGTATACATCGGGTGATGCACTAAAAGCTATCGAAGAAGTTGTAAAAGAAGTTGCTCCAGAAGGGTATGCGACTGGTTGGGCAGGAACATCGTTTCAAGAAAAAGAGATGAGTGGAAGTGGCTCACAAGCTTTTATCTTTGGTATTGTCTTTATCTTCTTAATTCTTGCGGCTCAGTATGAAAGATGGCTTATGCCACTGGCTGTTGTAACAGCGGTTCCATTTGCAGTCTTTGGAGCGATTATGGCAGTCTATCTAAGAGGACTTAGCAATGATATCTACTTCCAAATTGGTCTGTTGGTACTCATTGGTCTTTCTGCAAAGAATGCTATCTTGATCGTTGAGTTTGCGATGCAAGCGCAAGAGAAGGGTAAGTCCATCTTTGATGCAACACTCGAAGCAGCACGTCTTCGTTTCCGTCCGATTGTGATGACATCTCTTGCCTTTACCATTGGCGTTTTACCACTAGCACTTAGTTCTGGTGCAGGTGCAGGAAGTCGTCATGCGATTGGTACAGGTGTAATTGGTGGAATGATTGCTGCAACAACGATTGCGATCTTCTTTATTCCACTCTTTTACAATTGGTTAGCACAACTTAATGCCAAATTTTCAAAAAAAGGAGAGCGTCATGATGCGTAA
- a CDS encoding deoxyribodipyrimidine photo-lyase has translation MKKVLWFRRDLRVDDSMLLATEGEVLPIFIFDTNILNTLEKDDKRISFIFEQVTKLKAELQALGLDLAIFYGTPLEVFTYLKALGFGEVYVSVDYDSYARKRDEEIAELLSFYPLNDCYLFEPMEVLKKDGTPYLVFTPYYRACKELYTKFYVLGYKRGEQRLSTFDYSVLWSIKDGVKTSLPLTLDALGFERTNVELLSPQKTLERFAPKIDKYAIERDFLDIDAASHLSVHLRFGTISIREVVRFLVQLKAQGHETEPFFRQLIFREFYAYLLYHFPKLAWENYKYNPPTSNDTEAYKRFINAQTGYPLVDAAVMELLTTGVMHNRARMVVGSFFTKHLMLPWQQGEAFFAKHLLDYDASANVLSWQWCAGTGIDPQPYFRIFNPYSQSLKFDKEARYIKRFLPQLQSIPAALLHKEAYFMTQDIAGYPRPIIGHDSARKRFLSCFA, from the coding sequence ATGAAAAAAGTGTTATGGTTTAGGCGCGACCTGCGTGTTGATGACTCGATGCTTTTAGCCACAGAGGGCGAAGTTCTGCCTATTTTTATCTTTGACACGAACATTTTAAACACACTTGAAAAGGACGATAAAAGAATTTCATTCATTTTTGAGCAAGTAACTAAGCTCAAAGCAGAGCTTCAAGCTTTAGGGCTTGATCTTGCCATCTTTTATGGCACACCTCTTGAAGTCTTTACCTACCTTAAAGCCTTAGGCTTTGGTGAGGTGTATGTGAGTGTGGACTATGATAGCTATGCAAGAAAGCGTGATGAGGAGATAGCGGAGTTACTAAGCTTTTACCCGCTCAATGACTGTTACCTTTTTGAGCCGATGGAAGTGCTTAAAAAAGATGGTACACCTTACCTTGTGTTTACGCCCTATTATAGGGCTTGCAAAGAACTTTACACAAAATTTTATGTATTGGGCTATAAAAGAGGTGAACAACGCCTTTCTACATTCGACTATAGCGTACTTTGGAGTATAAAAGATGGAGTAAAAACTTCCTTACCTCTTACGCTAGATGCGCTAGGCTTTGAGCGTACAAATGTAGAGCTTTTAAGCCCTCAAAAAACACTTGAACGCTTTGCACCGAAGATAGACAAGTATGCTATAGAGAGAGATTTTCTAGACATCGATGCCGCATCTCATCTGAGTGTTCACCTGCGTTTTGGTACCATCTCCATACGTGAAGTGGTACGTTTTCTAGTTCAGCTAAAAGCACAAGGGCATGAGACAGAACCGTTCTTTAGACAACTTATTTTTAGAGAGTTTTATGCCTATTTGCTCTACCACTTTCCAAAGCTTGCTTGGGAGAATTACAAATACAACCCGCCAACTTCAAACGACACAGAAGCCTATAAGCGCTTCATCAATGCACAAACGGGTTACCCACTTGTCGATGCTGCGGTGATGGAACTTCTAACAACGGGAGTGATGCACAACCGTGCTCGTATGGTCGTAGGCTCATTTTTTACAAAACACTTGATGCTGCCGTGGCAACAAGGCGAGGCGTTTTTTGCAAAACACCTTTTGGACTATGATGCGAGTGCGAATGTTCTTTCATGGCAATGGTGTGCGGGTACAGGCATAGACCCACAGCCCTATTTTAGGATATTTAACCCTTACTCTCAGTCGTTGAAGTTTGACAAAGAGGCGCGCTACATCAAACGCTTTTTGCCACAGCTTCAAAGTATTCCAGCAGCATTACTGCATAAAGAAGCGTACTTCATGACACAAGATATTGCAGGTTATCCAAGACCTATTATAGGGCATGACAGCGCACGAAAACGTTTCTTATCTTGCTTTGCTTAA
- a CDS encoding DUF523 and DUF1722 domain-containing protein, translated as MLKIAVSACLLGEQIRYDKTGQRDRFITDKLGKYASFIPFCPEHLAFGTPRETIRIVLENEQKKVITVFSKADVTSAMNTAMEHELAKIKQEELCGIILKSKSPSCGLGSTKYYFKEMSEGKKDGLFAALCKEHFVDFPIEEEARLLDPWLRENFVMQLFAYHDATRLQNHIKTMNELVAFHTAYKFLLQSKHEGNYRLLGKIVANHEKKSLSELTQEYITLFKKTIAHKSTIAKTVNVLQHMVGFFKKELTSVEKQALHMQIEEFRDEIVPLIAVMNTIEFLAKKYEIHYLLGQKFLNPYPKDLALRSTIQEGK; from the coding sequence ATGCTCAAGATAGCCGTTTCAGCCTGTTTACTAGGCGAGCAAATCCGTTACGATAAAACGGGTCAAAGAGATCGATTTATCACCGATAAGCTTGGCAAATATGCTTCATTTATTCCTTTTTGCCCTGAGCATTTAGCCTTTGGAACACCTCGTGAGACGATTCGCATTGTGCTTGAAAATGAGCAAAAAAAAGTCATCACCGTTTTTTCAAAAGCAGATGTTACAAGTGCTATGAACACAGCGATGGAACATGAACTAGCAAAAATCAAGCAAGAAGAGCTCTGTGGCATCATCCTAAAGTCAAAGTCACCGAGTTGTGGACTTGGAAGTACAAAGTACTACTTTAAAGAGATGAGCGAAGGGAAAAAAGATGGACTCTTCGCCGCACTTTGCAAGGAGCATTTTGTAGACTTTCCTATAGAAGAAGAGGCGCGACTTTTAGACCCTTGGCTTAGGGAAAACTTTGTGATGCAACTCTTTGCGTACCATGATGCTACGAGGCTTCAAAACCACATCAAAACCATGAATGAACTTGTGGCGTTTCATACCGCTTATAAATTTTTACTGCAAAGCAAGCATGAGGGCAATTACCGTCTTTTAGGAAAGATAGTCGCCAACCATGAGAAAAAAAGCCTTAGTGAGCTCACACAAGAGTACATCACACTTTTTAAAAAGACTATCGCACATAAAAGCACCATCGCCAAAACGGTCAATGTCCTGCAACACATGGTGGGCTTCTTTAAAAAAGAGCTTACAAGTGTTGAGAAACAGGCACTACATATGCAAATTGAAGAGTTTAGAGATGAGATAGTTCCGCTTATAGCAGTTATGAATACCATCGAATTTTTAGCTAAAAAGTATGAAATACATTATCTTCTTGGGCAGAAGTTTTTGAACCCCTACCCTAAAGACTTAGCGCTTCGATCAACCATACAAGAAGGCAAATAA
- a CDS encoding NAD(P)H-dependent oxidoreductase yields MQNDFSKAMNFRHACKVFDDTKKINDEQINFILEAGHKSPSSFGMEPWKFLVITNKELKAKLRPFCWDQPQITTCSHLVLVLAAIDAVKVESGIPQKRFGRRDMPQEKKDFYINLYANHLKETLSSDQNILAWTARQCYIAAGNMMTAAAYIGIDSCPIEGFEKEKVEDVLGLDTSKFQLALVLPFGYRINPQSTQLRVPFNEAVEFIK; encoded by the coding sequence ATGCAAAACGATTTTTCAAAAGCGATGAATTTTAGACATGCGTGTAAAGTGTTTGACGATACAAAAAAAATTAACGATGAGCAAATCAACTTTATCCTAGAAGCTGGTCATAAGTCACCCTCTTCTTTTGGTATGGAGCCATGGAAATTCCTAGTGATTACCAATAAAGAGCTTAAAGCAAAACTTCGACCATTTTGTTGGGACCAACCACAAATCACAACATGTTCACACCTTGTCCTTGTTCTTGCAGCGATTGACGCCGTAAAAGTAGAAAGCGGCATCCCACAAAAACGCTTTGGAAGACGTGACATGCCACAAGAAAAAAAAGACTTTTACATCAATCTCTACGCAAACCACCTAAAAGAAACCCTAAGTTCAGATCAAAACATTCTTGCATGGACAGCACGTCAATGTTATATCGCAGCGGGCAATATGATGACTGCAGCAGCGTATATCGGTATTGATTCATGCCCTATTGAAGGCTTTGAGAAAGAGAAAGTTGAAGATGTTTTAGGACTCGATACCAGTAAATTCCAACTTGCACTCGTACTGCCTTTTGGCTACCGCATCAACCCACAATCTACTCAACTTAGAGTGCCATTTAACGAAGCGGTTGAATTTATCAAATAA
- a CDS encoding TIGR03915 family putative DNA repair protein → MVLLYDGSFEGFLSLVYEVYYEKLSVDAIVKELPKTLLFERFHEVFTDETNAKKVLEAITKHFTKEQQRTICNIFLCDSREHELALLEYIRIGFKNQKELRNITNTNLFYIQNLEKELLSLVHKMYGFTRFEELEDGTLYAKIETKFNIVPFLGDHFAKRLGNIPFIIHDVKRSLAFIKNHDIREIRSIASFDAPTYSDDEEKFKALWKTFFKSAAVESRYNPKLQKSWVPLLYRTYMSEFE, encoded by the coding sequence ATGGTTTTACTCTATGATGGTAGCTTTGAGGGATTTTTGAGCTTGGTTTATGAAGTGTACTATGAAAAACTAAGTGTCGATGCCATTGTTAAAGAGCTACCAAAAACACTTTTGTTTGAGCGCTTCCACGAAGTCTTTACTGATGAAACAAATGCAAAAAAAGTGCTTGAAGCCATCACAAAGCACTTTACAAAAGAGCAGCAACGCACTATTTGCAATATCTTTTTGTGCGACAGCAGAGAACATGAGTTAGCACTGTTAGAGTACATACGCATCGGATTTAAAAACCAAAAAGAGCTTCGAAATATCACCAATACCAATCTTTTTTATATCCAAAACCTTGAAAAAGAGCTTTTGAGTTTGGTACATAAGATGTACGGTTTTACACGGTTTGAGGAACTAGAAGATGGCACACTCTATGCAAAGATAGAGACCAAATTTAACATCGTACCTTTTTTAGGGGATCACTTTGCTAAGCGTTTGGGAAACATTCCGTTTATCATTCACGATGTTAAGCGCTCATTAGCCTTTATAAAAAATCATGACATAAGAGAGATTCGCTCTATCGCCTCGTTTGATGCACCAACCTATTCTGATGATGAGGAAAAATTTAAAGCGCTATGGAAAACCTTTTTTAAATCAGCAGCCGTTGAGAGCAGATACAATCCAAAGCTTCAAAAAAGCTGGGTTCCTCTTTTGTATCGTACGTATATGAGTGAGTTTGAATGA
- a CDS encoding phenylacetate--CoA ligase family protein produces the protein MTFSKNESLCRDELQAWQLKHLKETLLRVYHLVPFYKKKFDEHGVLPQDVKSLEDLAKLPFTKKKDLRDNYPFGMFSVDMDQIVRIHSSSGTTGKPTVVGYTEHDMDIWAEVMERAFTMGGVTCQDIMQNSHGYGLFTGGLGFHNAAERMKIAVIPSSTGFTSRQLLLLKDFGATVLTATPSFTLHMAEVAIAEGYDIQKDFKLRVGFFGAEPTSEGLKNEIAHIWGIDYHEIYGLSEIIGPGVACNCKHSNLLHIHEDHFYPEIINPETGEVLPEGTRGELVITTLTKQGLPIIRYRTGDITSLTRIPCRCGRTIGRIESIVGRSDDMLLINGVNVFPSQIEHVLSKQEGITLNYQIIADKKGYLDKLEIDIELDEHLISDDVSYLGSLKKNLEHALLNNLYINVEVKLVAPKSLQRSEGKAVRVVDKRPK, from the coding sequence ATGACGTTTAGTAAAAATGAAAGCTTGTGCCGTGATGAGCTTCAAGCGTGGCAACTCAAACATCTCAAAGAGACGCTTCTTAGGGTTTACCATCTCGTCCCTTTTTACAAAAAAAAGTTTGACGAGCACGGTGTTTTACCACAGGATGTCAAGAGTTTAGAAGACCTTGCTAAACTTCCTTTTACCAAGAAAAAAGACCTGCGCGACAACTACCCCTTTGGTATGTTTTCGGTCGATATGGACCAAATCGTACGTATCCACAGTTCCAGTGGAACAACAGGAAAGCCTACCGTTGTGGGCTATACTGAGCACGACATGGACATCTGGGCAGAAGTGATGGAGCGTGCTTTTACGATGGGTGGCGTAACCTGTCAAGACATCATGCAAAACTCACATGGTTATGGGCTTTTCACGGGTGGTCTTGGCTTTCATAATGCCGCTGAACGTATGAAAATCGCCGTCATTCCAAGCTCCACTGGCTTTACCTCTCGTCAACTCTTGCTCCTCAAAGACTTTGGCGCAACCGTGTTGACTGCAACGCCTTCGTTTACGCTACATATGGCAGAAGTGGCAATAGCTGAGGGGTATGACATCCAAAAAGATTTCAAACTACGTGTGGGATTTTTTGGGGCTGAGCCAACCAGCGAAGGGCTTAAAAACGAGATAGCCCATATTTGGGGCATAGACTACCATGAGATTTATGGACTCTCCGAGATCATAGGACCGGGTGTGGCGTGTAACTGTAAGCACTCAAACCTGCTTCACATTCACGAAGACCACTTCTACCCTGAGATCATCAACCCTGAAACTGGTGAAGTCCTACCAGAGGGCACACGTGGCGAGCTTGTCATCACCACGCTGACCAAACAAGGCTTGCCGATCATTCGCTACCGAACGGGTGACATCACCTCTCTCACACGCATTCCATGCCGTTGTGGTAGAACCATCGGTCGCATTGAGAGCATCGTAGGACGAAGTGATGACATGCTTCTTATCAACGGAGTGAACGTCTTCCCATCACAAATAGAACACGTACTTTCCAAACAAGAAGGCATCACGCTGAACTACCAAATCATCGCCGATAAAAAAGGTTACCTCGATAAACTCGAAATCGATATCGAACTTGATGAACACCTTATAAGCGATGATGTAAGCTACTTGGGAAGTCTCAAGAAAAACCTTGAGCACGCTCTTTTAAACAACCTCTACATCAATGTTGAAGTCAAACTCGTTGCGCCAAAATCGCTTCAACGAAGTGAGGGAAAAGCAGTGAGAGTGGTCGATAAACGACCGAAGTAA
- a CDS encoding efflux transporter outer membrane subunit, with amino-acid sequence MMRNIYALSLSAFIFAGCSLSPELNIPTTQFPQAYRSDVKSETSYVDAAWWNNYGDAKLSSLIEEALANNHDLQSAMANISLARATLSSSTSNRYPSLDVQGSGQRIRSSADTFNSQAHNTYNDFSLSAVLSYELDLWGKYKEAEASSRASLIVTYAAKDTVKISLAASVAESYFTLISLYEQFDITNETIKAREEGLKRNEAKYTLGAISKTTLLSERAELNNAQITKDALEQSIALQQSALAVLVGKSPEAIAAFSKESLPRTLPNDVTVPTNLPSELLAKRPDIKQAEESLKAANANIGVARAAYFPSISLSGALGFESTQLSNLMKSQSGMNSFGGSLVSPLFNMGKTSANVESAKANKELAEISYAKSVQQAFQETYDALNKRHTLTQKLEHQLAYEKNIEQVYTLAKKQYESGYGDYLSLLDAKRNLLSAKLATSQTKQALLSSGVSLYKALGGGWDKEVFERHAKEL; translated from the coding sequence ATGATGCGTAATATCTATGCCCTCTCATTATCAGCATTTATTTTCGCTGGATGTTCACTCTCCCCAGAGCTGAACATCCCCACAACACAGTTTCCGCAGGCGTATCGCTCTGATGTTAAGAGTGAAACAAGCTATGTGGATGCGGCATGGTGGAATAATTACGGTGATGCAAAACTCTCTTCTTTGATTGAAGAAGCATTGGCCAATAACCATGATCTGCAATCAGCTATGGCAAACATCTCATTGGCACGTGCGACACTTTCAAGCAGCACGTCCAATCGTTACCCAAGTCTTGATGTGCAAGGCTCAGGTCAGAGAATCAGAAGCAGTGCCGATACGTTTAATTCACAAGCGCATAACACGTACAATGACTTTTCTTTAAGTGCCGTTCTTAGTTATGAGCTAGACCTATGGGGTAAATACAAAGAAGCAGAGGCCTCATCTAGGGCATCTTTGATCGTAACCTATGCAGCAAAAGATACTGTAAAAATTTCACTAGCTGCAAGTGTAGCTGAGAGTTACTTTACCCTCATTAGTTTGTATGAGCAGTTTGACATCACTAATGAAACGATAAAGGCTAGAGAAGAGGGGCTTAAACGCAATGAAGCTAAGTATACTCTTGGTGCTATCAGTAAAACAACGCTTTTATCAGAACGTGCGGAATTGAACAATGCTCAAATCACGAAAGACGCATTAGAGCAGTCTATTGCGTTACAACAAAGTGCGCTTGCTGTTTTAGTGGGTAAGTCACCTGAAGCGATTGCTGCTTTTAGTAAAGAGAGTTTACCACGTACCTTGCCAAACGATGTCACTGTACCTACAAATTTGCCATCAGAGCTTCTAGCTAAACGTCCCGACATTAAACAAGCAGAAGAGAGTCTCAAAGCTGCCAATGCGAACATCGGTGTAGCACGCGCGGCATACTTTCCAAGCATTAGTCTCTCTGGTGCGCTTGGATTTGAAAGCACACAACTCTCCAATCTGATGAAATCGCAATCAGGCATGAACAGCTTTGGTGGAAGCCTTGTCTCACCACTGTTTAATATGGGTAAAACGAGTGCAAATGTGGAGAGTGCAAAAGCCAATAAAGAGTTAGCTGAAATCAGTTATGCAAAGAGTGTTCAACAAGCATTTCAAGAGACCTATGATGCTTTAAACAAACGTCATACATTGACTCAAAAGCTTGAACATCAACTTGCTTATGAGAAGAACATAGAGCAAGTTTATACATTGGCTAAAAAACAGTATGAGAGTGGTTATGGTGATTACCTAAGCCTTTTAGATGCAAAACGAAATCTTCTTTCTGCAAAGCTAGCAACCTCTCAAACCAAACAAGCATTGCTTAGTTCTGGAGTTTCCCTCTACAAAGCACTTGGTGGTGGTTGGGATAAAGAGGTGTTTGAGCGACACGCTAAAGAACTATAA